AGGCACAGGTTCGGGCTCCGTCGCGATAGAAGCCGCTAAACAATGCGCTCAAGGTCAGGTGTTTACCCTTGAGTCCAACCCCGATTGCTACCCGTCGATTGAAGCGAACATTCAAGCGCACAGTACCGATAACGTGACGTTAGTGAAACAAAAAGCCCCGTTAGGGTTAGATGACTTACCGCAGCCATCTAGTGTGTTTATTGGCGGCAGTCGTGGGCAAATGGACAGCATTTTGGATACCGTTTGGCAACGGCTCGCCAATAAGGGCGTATTAGTGGCATCGGCGGTAACTGTAGATTCCGTATCTGAAATCTACAGTTGGGCAAAACGTCATGGTGTTGCCGTACAGGTGCAGTTGGTATCGATTTCAAATGGGGTGCCTTTAGCGCATTACACCCGTTATCAAGCGGATAACCCCATCCACCTGTTCATCTTTAACAAATAGAAAAGAACAACAGCAGCACTCGACCAAACCGAGTGTGACCGTCACAAATTCAAGCCTGCGAGGTCTCCACTTTCGCAAGGCAAAACAACAGAATATTAAGAGAAAGTAAATCATGACATTAGGAACTATGTACGCCATCGGAGTCGGAACAGGTGACAGCGAACTGTTAACGCTAAAAGCGCATCGCTTGTTATCTGAAGTGGATGTGGTGGCTTTTCCCGAGAAAGACTTAGGTTCTAATCATTCATTCGCAAAGCAGATTGTTGCTGGTGTTCTAGAAGAAAGCGATATGCAGGGGCAAATTTGTTACCTGCATTTTCCAATGACTCGAGATCCTAGCATCAACATGCCAGCATGGCGTAAAGCGGCAGAAACTCTGGCTGAGTATCTTAAGCAAGGTAAGTCAGTGGCGTTTGCAACCGAGGGGGATCCATCGGTGTATAGCACGTGGGCGTATCTTCAAGAAGAACTTGCAGAGCTACTACCTGCATTAAAAAGTGAAATCATTCCGGGCATTACGTCGATTACTGCGATTCCGTCTCAGACTCAAATCCCTTTGGCGGATGGTCAAGAGCGCTTTTGTGTTGTACCAGCAACATGGGGTATTGAATGCTTAGAGCGCCTGTCTAAAGAGTTCGACACAATCATGCTCATCAAAGCGGGTCGTGTTATTCCTAAATTGATCGAACAGCTAACCAAACTTGATCTACTGGAGTGTGCAACTTACGTATCTCACGCAACAACAGATAAACAAGAAATTTACTGCAACCTCAGTGACGTACCGGAAGAAAACCGCTACTTCTCTATGGTTCAAATCTCTATTCGTTCACGCAGAGGCGTATTACGCGGCACATCCGAGGCGCAAAAATGTAAGGCGTTAGATTCAGCGATAGAACCTGTGAGTGAGCGCAATGGGGTAAGCAAGGACGAAGCCGCATGAAAATAGCCATCTACGCCATCACTCTAAATGGAGCAAAGCAGGCCAAGCGGTTAGCATCAACCTTACCTTTTGCGGATGTGTTTGTCGCCCCAATTGGCCAAGAGGCCTATGAAGAGGCTCAAACGTTAACCTTACCGCTTTCAAGCTTTTTGGCGCCTAAGTTTAACCAATACGATCACCACATCTGCTTTTTTGCAGCGGGCATTGTAAGCCGTATGATTGCGCCATTATTACAAGATAAACGCACTGATCCGGGCGTGTTATGTATTGATGATCATGGTCATTTCGTTATTCCTATGTTGTCTGGACATCGAGGTGGCGCAAATAGCCTTGCTTGCCAAGTGGCAAAAACATTGGCGGCTACCCCTGTTGTTACCACCGCCTCCGATGTCGCGGGGACATTATCTGTTGATATGTTAGGCGCATCATTTGGTTGGAAGCTAGATCCGCGTTGTGAAAGTGCCATTACGTCAGTCAGCGCGGCGGTTGTTAACGAACAAAACGTGCTCGTGGTTCAGCAAGCAGGGGAACAAACTTGGTGGCCTCATAAACGTTCTATGGCAAGTAATGTGCAGTGCCATCCCGATCTATCGTCGAATCATTTACCCGAAC
This DNA window, taken from Vibrio tapetis subsp. tapetis, encodes the following:
- the cobI gene encoding precorrin-2 C(20)-methyltransferase, which produces MTLGTMYAIGVGTGDSELLTLKAHRLLSEVDVVAFPEKDLGSNHSFAKQIVAGVLEESDMQGQICYLHFPMTRDPSINMPAWRKAAETLAEYLKQGKSVAFATEGDPSVYSTWAYLQEELAELLPALKSEIIPGITSITAIPSQTQIPLADGQERFCVVPATWGIECLERLSKEFDTIMLIKAGRVIPKLIEQLTKLDLLECATYVSHATTDKQEIYCNLSDVPEENRYFSMVQISIRSRRGVLRGTSEAQKCKALDSAIEPVSERNGVSKDEAA